One window of Candidatus Limnocylindrales bacterium genomic DNA carries:
- a CDS encoding amidase yields the protein MSYNTKRWFYYLRIRPGDLLSCPLSGIVMGLVFVIFFSPVPQAFELEEVTIAQLQEGMKTGKYTARSIVEMYLKRIEEIDQNGPRLRSVIEVNPDALAIADQLDQERREGKVRGPLHGIPILLKDNIETADKLHTTAGSYALVDIPVKQDSYVAQKLREAGAIILGKANMSEWAYFRSTRASSGWSARGGQTKNPYILTRNPCGSSSGSGAAVAANLVAAAIGTETDGSIVCPASANSIVGIKPTMGLVGRSGVIPGAHSQDVVGPMTRTVADAAIVLGALTGVDPRDPVTEASKGKSYTDYTQFLDPNGLKGARIGVARNYFGYHEKVDALINQSLEVMKKQGAIIVDPANIETAGKFGGCEVTIFLYELKADLAKYLQERSSTGPQTLKDLIDFNERNKDKEMPYFEQEFFKLAEEKGGPLTDPAYQEAVKECHRLAADEGLDATLKKYNVDVIVAPTLGPVMPIDLVLGDHLIPPWATLHWAPSVAAVAGYPHISVPAGYIFGVPVGISFMGGAWSEPTLIKIAYAFEQATKYRKPPQFLPNDPTH from the coding sequence ATGAGTTATAATACTAAAAGGTGGTTTTATTATCTTAGAATCAGACCTGGGGATTTGCTATCCTGTCCTCTCTCAGGAATTGTAATGGGACTTGTTTTTGTCATTTTCTTCTCCCCAGTCCCTCAAGCCTTTGAACTGGAAGAAGTGACCATTGCTCAGTTACAGGAAGGAATGAAGACGGGTAAATATACCGCCCGTTCCATCGTTGAAATGTATCTAAAGCGTATTGAGGAGATCGATCAAAATGGACCCCGCCTCCGTTCAGTTATAGAGGTTAATCCCGATGCTTTGGCCATAGCGGATCAACTGGACCAGGAGCGTCGTGAGGGTAAAGTTCGTGGTCCGTTACATGGAATTCCCATACTTCTCAAAGACAACATCGAAACGGCCGACAAATTGCATACTACAGCGGGTTCCTATGCACTGGTCGATATTCCTGTAAAGCAGGACTCCTATGTTGCCCAAAAACTCCGTGAAGCGGGAGCCATTATATTAGGGAAAGCCAACATGAGTGAGTGGGCCTATTTTCGATCAACCCGGGCTTCAAGTGGCTGGAGTGCCCGGGGGGGTCAAACCAAGAATCCCTATATTTTGACCCGAAATCCTTGTGGCTCCAGTTCAGGATCCGGAGCGGCTGTAGCAGCAAATCTGGTCGCGGCAGCCATTGGAACTGAAACGGATGGATCGATTGTTTGTCCGGCCTCTGCAAACTCCATTGTGGGAATCAAACCGACCATGGGTCTGGTTGGTCGATCTGGGGTTATCCCTGGGGCCCACAGTCAGGATGTCGTCGGGCCTATGACACGAACCGTAGCCGACGCAGCAATTGTTCTTGGAGCACTGACCGGCGTGGATCCCCGGGATCCTGTAACCGAAGCCTCTAAGGGAAAATCCTACACAGACTATACCCAATTCCTGGATCCCAACGGCTTGAAGGGAGCTCGAATTGGGGTGGCTCGAAACTATTTTGGCTATCACGAAAAAGTTGATGCTCTCATCAACCAAAGCCTTGAAGTGATGAAAAAACAGGGAGCTATTATTGTAGATCCAGCTAACATCGAAACGGCAGGAAAATTCGGTGGATGTGAAGTAACCATATTTTTATATGAATTAAAGGCCGATCTGGCCAAGTATCTCCAGGAACGTTCGTCCACGGGTCCCCAGACGCTGAAGGACCTCATTGACTTCAATGAAAGAAACAAAGACAAGGAGATGCCTTATTTTGAACAGGAATTTTTTAAACTCGCCGAGGAGAAAGGAGGACCCTTAACAGACCCGGCCTATCAGGAAGCCGTTAAAGAATGTCATCGACTGGCTGCCGATGAGGGGTTGGACGCCACCTTGAAAAAATACAATGTGGATGTGATTGTGGCACCTACGCTGGGGCCTGTTATGCCCATTGACCTGGTTCTGGGAGATCACCTGATACCACCCTGGGCAACGCTACATTGGGCTCCCTCCGTTGCAGCCGTAGCAGGATATCCCCATATTTCGGTACCTGCTGGCTATATTTTTGGTGTTCCTGTAGGTATTTCCTTCATGGGTGGGGCCTGGAGTGAACCTACCCTCATCAAAATCGCATATGCCTTTGAGCAGGCAACCAAATATCGCAAACCTCCTCAATTTCTCCCCAATGATCCAACACATTAG
- a CDS encoding Uma2 family endonuclease: MLRMPDDGFRYELVRGELIKIVPPGGERGSVVMNIGSAFHQFVKTNNLKIVYAAETGFQLERNPDTVQVPDTAFICRERAEKIGRVTGYIPGDPDLAIEIIFPSDTYSGSRR, from the coding sequence TTGCTCAGGATGCCGGATGATGGGTTTCGCTATGAGCTAGTCAGGGGAGAACTCATAAAAATAGTACCGCCGGGAGGCGAACGCGGAAGCGTTGTCATGAATATTGGGAGTGCTTTCCATCAATTTGTGAAAACGAATAACCTGAAGATAGTTTATGCAGCAGAAACAGGCTTTCAGTTAGAGCGTAATCCTGATACCGTTCAAGTGCCAGATACCGCTTTTATTTGTCGAGAACGTGCGGAAAAGATAGGAAGAGTTACGGGATATATACCAGGAGATCCTGATCTAGCTATAGAAATTATTTTTCCTAGTGACACTTATAGCGGAAGTCGAAGATAA
- a CDS encoding diadenylate cyclase: protein MRKIKTFIFKQLCNGKISCNPEVLEAVLEIAVEIAREGREGRRIGTIFTVGDEKEVLARSRTLILDPLLGHPNEVKRVDNPDMRETIKELAQLDGGFVISGDGVVLSATRYFNATSTGLDLPLGLGGRHVAAASISKETKAIAIAVSESSVVRIFKNGSLVAEILPELWLLSKYDIHLKPPYTEKTVQGMAIITKEEA from the coding sequence ATGAGAAAGATAAAAACTTTTATTTTTAAGCAACTGTGTAACGGAAAAATAAGCTGTAATCCAGAGGTTTTAGAAGCGGTTTTGGAAATTGCCGTAGAGATAGCGCGGGAAGGAAGGGAAGGTAGAAGAATTGGGACTATCTTTACCGTAGGAGATGAAAAAGAAGTCTTGGCCCGATCCAGGACTTTGATTCTGGATCCTCTTTTGGGGCATCCCAATGAAGTCAAAAGAGTAGATAATCCGGACATGCGTGAAACAATTAAAGAGCTGGCGCAACTGGATGGAGGATTTGTCATATCGGGAGATGGCGTGGTTTTATCGGCAACCCGATATTTTAACGCAACTTCTACAGGACTGGATCTTCCTTTAGGTTTGGGAGGTCGGCATGTTGCAGCAGCTTCGATCTCTAAAGAAACCAAAGCTATTGCCATTGCGGTTTCAGAAAGTTCTGTGGTTCGAATCTTTAAAAATGGAAGCCTTGTTGCGGAAATTCTTCCTGAACTCTGGTTACTCAGTAAGTATGATATTCACTTAAAACCTCCCTATACGGAAAAAACCGTTCAAGGTATGGCCATTATCACTAAAGAAGAGGCCTGA
- a CDS encoding VOC family protein: protein MNLSNHEEHYIKLQVTDLETWIKFYTTDLGFEPLYRDKFTVLLSDGYTILKLWEDESQMREVTGRSPLPS, encoded by the coding sequence ATGAATCTAAGCAATCATGAAGAACATTATATTAAACTCCAGGTAACTGATCTGGAGACCTGGATCAAGTTTTATACAACCGACCTGGGATTTGAACCCTTGTATAGAGACAAATTTACCGTGCTTTTATCCGACGGCTATACGATACTGAAACTGTGGGAAGACGAATCACAGATGAGAGAGGTGACCGGCCGGTCGCCCTTACCATCGTAA
- a CDS encoding LLM class flavin-dependent oxidoreductase, protein MKISMFHLMPYRDLPVDFERRYHSVWVDPPWWELADAQKVGQYYNWTLDELIYAAQAGLDGICVNEHHQNAYGFMASPNLMGSVLARATHSMDVAIVQMGSTLPTTIPPIRIAEEYGMLDCISGGRLVAGMPLGTSMDANLCYGISPMEQRERYYEAHDLILKAWQAKEIFAWNGKYYQLPMVNLWPRPIQQPHPPIWVPGLGSLSTWDFVTRQDYCYCYLSYYGSKLSQRIMDGFWEFVEVRGLEPNPYRAGFLQLVVVSETDARAEAEYFPHIRYFYNKCLHIAPEFYLAPGYLDYRSLENSLKKGFIKTQREIREKIHHWQYKDFVENGLVIGGSPISVREQLEEAIRNLRVGNLMVLLHIGSMPHDLTLKNIELFSKEVFPHLQDLWDDQWENKWWPVQLRKRRQPVGGASNSKISF, encoded by the coding sequence ATGAAGATCTCGATGTTTCATCTGATGCCGTATCGGGATCTCCCGGTCGATTTTGAACGGCGGTATCATTCCGTATGGGTGGATCCCCCCTGGTGGGAGCTGGCAGATGCCCAAAAGGTTGGGCAGTATTACAACTGGACCTTGGATGAGTTGATTTATGCCGCTCAGGCTGGTCTGGATGGGATTTGCGTCAATGAGCATCATCAGAACGCCTATGGTTTTATGGCCAGTCCCAATTTAATGGGTTCGGTGCTGGCCCGGGCCACCCATAGTATGGATGTAGCCATTGTACAGATGGGATCGACCCTTCCCACCACGATCCCCCCCATTCGCATTGCAGAAGAATATGGTATGTTAGATTGTATCAGTGGAGGCCGTTTAGTGGCCGGGATGCCCCTGGGTACCTCCATGGATGCTAATCTCTGCTATGGGATTTCTCCCATGGAACAACGGGAGCGTTATTATGAAGCCCATGATCTTATTCTAAAGGCCTGGCAAGCCAAAGAAATTTTTGCCTGGAATGGCAAGTATTACCAACTCCCCATGGTGAATCTTTGGCCCCGTCCCATTCAACAACCCCATCCGCCCATCTGGGTACCGGGTCTTGGGAGTCTGAGTACCTGGGATTTCGTTACCCGACAGGATTATTGCTATTGTTACCTGAGCTACTACGGCAGTAAACTGAGTCAACGGATCATGGATGGATTCTGGGAATTTGTCGAAGTCCGGGGACTTGAGCCTAATCCTTATCGGGCAGGATTTCTGCAACTGGTGGTTGTTTCCGAGACAGATGCCCGGGCTGAGGCCGAATACTTTCCCCACATTCGCTACTTCTACAACAAATGTCTCCATATTGCGCCGGAATTCTACCTGGCGCCGGGTTATCTGGATTACCGTAGTCTGGAAAATTCCCTCAAGAAGGGTTTTATAAAAACTCAGCGGGAGATTAGAGAGAAGATTCATCATTGGCAGTATAAAGATTTTGTAGAAAACGGATTGGTCATTGGAGGTAGTCCGATTTCTGTACGGGAACAGTTGGAAGAGGCGATCCGGAATCTCCGGGTTGGTAACCTAATGGTCTTATTACATATCGGTTCTATGCCCCATGATCTGACCTTGAAGAACATAGAACTCTTTAGTAAAGAGGTTTTCCCCCATCTGCAGGATCTCTGGGACGATCAATGGGAGAACAAGTGGTGGCCGGTTCAACTGCGTAAGAGGCGCCAACCTGTGGGTGGAGCCTCCAATAGTAAAATATCTTTTTAA
- a CDS encoding alpha/beta hydrolase, which translates to MITVKEQTVKVWGDQIQSRIKMAGEGSPLVFLHNAYGLVWDPFLDSLAQHYTVYAPEHPGTTPGNSEAIRFLDNLWDLVLYYYELFDQLGLQAPAVVGHSFGGMVAAEVAATNPDRVSHLVLISPIGLWRDDTPVKNWMSMAPEAVARAVFYDPEGPLATRFLSVPDDPQAQVEVQIQRIWTLGCTGKFVWPIPDKGLKKRLHRIHAPTLIIWGQQDGLVSPVYAREFAHYIAHARVEILDKAAHMPHLEQLTTVSHLIRDFLQR; encoded by the coding sequence ATGATAACGGTGAAAGAACAAACTGTGAAGGTGTGGGGGGATCAGATTCAATCCCGGATTAAAATGGCAGGGGAGGGATCTCCCCTGGTTTTCTTGCATAATGCCTACGGCCTGGTTTGGGACCCATTCCTGGATAGCCTGGCTCAACATTATACGGTCTATGCACCTGAACATCCCGGGACAACACCGGGTAACTCCGAGGCCATTCGATTTTTAGATAACCTTTGGGATCTGGTGCTATATTATTATGAACTCTTTGACCAACTCGGCTTGCAAGCCCCGGCCGTTGTAGGGCATTCTTTCGGAGGTATGGTGGCTGCTGAGGTGGCCGCCACCAACCCGGATCGGGTGAGCCATTTAGTGTTAATCAGCCCCATAGGGTTATGGCGCGACGATACGCCGGTTAAGAATTGGATGTCCATGGCACCTGAAGCGGTGGCCAGAGCCGTCTTCTATGATCCTGAAGGACCCTTGGCAACCCGATTTCTGTCCGTGCCGGACGATCCCCAGGCCCAGGTAGAGGTCCAGATTCAGAGGATTTGGACGTTGGGTTGTACAGGTAAGTTTGTCTGGCCTATTCCAGATAAAGGACTTAAGAAGCGTCTGCATCGTATCCATGCACCTACTCTCATCATCTGGGGCCAACAGGATGGGCTGGTATCCCCCGTCTATGCTCGGGAATTTGCCCATTATATTGCCCATGCCCGGGTAGAGATCCTGGATAAGGCAGCTCACATGCCTCACCTCGAGCAGCTTACAACCGTTTCCCATCTGATACGAGATTTCTTACAAAGATAG
- a CDS encoding YifB family Mg chelatase-like AAA ATPase translates to MLSKVLSSAVMGIDGYLVEVEVDLSLGLASFTIVGLPDGAVRESRERVKAAITNCGFAFPVNRIIVNLAPADIRKEGSAFDLPIAIGLLSCMGFVNPDKLKDLLLVGELSLDGSLRPVPGILPMTLAARDKRLGGILLPEANASEAAVVEGIQVYPVKTLAQTLQFINGQLLIEPLKVDLDKVFQESSRYELDFSDVKGQEHAKRALEVAAAGGHNILMIGPPGSGKTMLAKRIPTILPPLNFEEALETTKIHSVAGLLPDKKALIATRPFRSPHHSISDVALVGGSVPPRPGEISLAHNGVLFLDELPEFKRNVLEVLRQPLEDGLVTISRAAISITYPSRFMLAASMNPCPCGFYTDPARECSCTPTLIQRYMSKISGPLLDRIDIHIEVPTVKYKELASQSSGETSEVIKERVKRARQIQQTRYKKDKIYCNAHMTTQHLKKYCQIGDAPNRLLESAITKLGLSARAYSRILKVSRTIADLEGCEEIRAEHISEAIQYRSLDRELWVT, encoded by the coding sequence ATGCTGTCTAAGGTTTTGAGCAGTGCCGTTATGGGAATCGATGGATATCTGGTGGAAGTAGAAGTTGATTTAAGCCTGGGATTGGCAAGCTTTACCATTGTAGGATTACCTGACGGAGCTGTTCGGGAAAGTCGGGAACGGGTTAAAGCGGCCATCACGAACTGTGGATTTGCTTTTCCGGTCAATCGGATCATTGTCAATCTGGCTCCGGCAGATATTCGGAAAGAGGGGTCTGCCTTTGACTTACCCATTGCCATAGGATTGTTAAGCTGCATGGGATTTGTTAATCCTGACAAGTTAAAAGATCTTCTCCTGGTAGGAGAACTTTCCCTGGATGGAAGTTTGAGACCTGTTCCGGGAATCCTTCCCATGACTTTAGCTGCAAGGGACAAAAGACTGGGTGGTATTCTTTTGCCCGAAGCAAACGCAAGTGAAGCCGCTGTTGTTGAAGGTATTCAGGTCTATCCGGTAAAAACTTTAGCCCAGACCCTCCAGTTTATCAACGGTCAACTCCTTATAGAGCCGCTCAAGGTAGATCTGGATAAAGTATTTCAGGAATCTTCCCGTTATGAACTGGATTTTTCCGACGTTAAAGGCCAGGAACATGCCAAGCGAGCCTTAGAAGTGGCTGCTGCAGGGGGGCATAATATCTTGATGATAGGTCCTCCGGGCTCAGGGAAAACGATGCTAGCCAAGAGAATTCCCACGATTCTACCCCCCTTGAATTTCGAAGAGGCTCTGGAAACCACTAAGATTCATAGTGTAGCCGGTCTGTTGCCGGATAAAAAGGCCCTTATCGCGACCCGGCCTTTCCGGAGCCCTCACCACTCCATTTCCGATGTAGCTCTGGTTGGAGGGAGCGTTCCTCCCCGTCCTGGCGAGATCTCCCTGGCCCACAATGGAGTTCTTTTTCTGGATGAGCTCCCAGAATTTAAACGAAATGTTTTGGAAGTACTCCGACAACCCCTTGAAGACGGTCTGGTGACTATTTCTCGAGCTGCCATCTCCATTACCTATCCCTCCCGCTTCATGCTGGCGGCCTCCATGAATCCCTGTCCCTGTGGATTTTATACGGACCCTGCCAGGGAATGTTCCTGTACCCCAACCCTGATCCAACGCTACATGTCTAAGATCTCAGGCCCTCTATTGGATCGAATCGATATCCATATTGAAGTCCCCACCGTCAAATATAAAGAATTGGCCTCCCAGAGCTCCGGGGAAACCTCTGAAGTGATCAAAGAGCGCGTTAAAAGGGCCCGACAGATTCAACAGACCCGATACAAGAAAGACAAAATCTACTGCAATGCCCATATGACCACCCAACACCTTAAAAAGTACTGCCAGATTGGGGATGCCCCCAATCGGTTGTTGGAAAGTGCGATTACAAAACTGGGATTAAGCGCCCGAGCTTATAGTCGGATTTTAAAAGTATCCCGAACGATTGCAGACCTGGAAGGGTGTGAGGAGATAAGAGCAGAACATATCTCGGAAGCCATCCAATATCGAAGTCTGGATAGGGAATTATGGGTAACTTAG
- a CDS encoding DsrE family protein gives MARILIIATSGSEDPTRAGMAFLFAKGAVEGGHRPEVVLAGDGSVLAKKVVAESIVPVGLPPLKDLIQFALDNKIPVYT, from the coding sequence ATGGCACGGATATTAATTATTGCAACCAGTGGTTCAGAAGATCCTACCCGTGCGGGTATGGCATTTTTGTTCGCCAAAGGTGCGGTAGAAGGTGGACACAGACCGGAAGTGGTACTGGCAGGTGATGGAAGCGTCCTGGCGAAGAAAGTGGTTGCCGAAAGTATTGTCCCTGTGGGGCTACCACCCCTTAAGGATTTGATTCAATTTGCCCTGGATAATAAAATACCGGTTTATACGTGA
- a CDS encoding PaaI family thioesterase — protein sequence MNYPTRQQTFTWQDPLITAEIGRSLGGLEHLKRIKDGELPAAPILSLMNGRLVEVSEGRVVFEAEPAEYHYNPVGNVHGGFAATLLDSAMASAIYSRLPVGVGSTTLEIKINYVRPLTATTGLIRCEGMVIHLGTTTATAEGRLTDSNGKLYAHGTTTCLLLRR from the coding sequence ATGAATTATCCTACGCGACAACAAACCTTTACCTGGCAAGATCCACTCATAACCGCAGAAATTGGACGTAGTTTGGGAGGTCTTGAACACTTAAAAAGGATAAAAGATGGTGAACTACCGGCAGCCCCCATCCTCTCTTTAATGAATGGACGACTGGTGGAAGTAAGCGAAGGAAGGGTTGTTTTTGAAGCCGAACCTGCCGAGTACCACTATAATCCCGTTGGTAATGTACACGGAGGTTTTGCAGCCACCTTGCTGGATTCCGCCATGGCATCCGCGATATATTCCCGGTTACCGGTTGGGGTAGGATCTACCACGTTAGAAATTAAGATTAATTATGTGCGCCCACTGACTGCAACCACCGGACTCATCCGCTGTGAAGGAATGGTGATTCATCTGGGTACGACAACGGCCACTGCCGAAGGGCGCCTGACGGATTCCAACGGTAAACTCTATGCACATGGTACTACCACCTGTCTCTTATTGCGACGTTAA
- a CDS encoding dihydrodipicolinate synthase family protein: MAEVNFHGVFPYLVTPVDSQGNIKSEVLARLVDHLVRSGVQGLTPLGSTGEFAYLNWSQKQHVVEVVLEANAGRVPVIAGVASTATAEAVRQARELEALGVNGILAILETYFPIPESGVINYFTEIAQAVSCPLVLYTNPNFQRGDLTLRVLEQLMKVPNIRYLKDASGDTGRLLSILNLVGDRIRIFSSSAHIPLCVMLIGGVGWMAGPACLIPSQSVRLYELARAKKWEEAMTLQRELWRINQVFTRYSLAACIKAGLELQGFPVGDPLPPQVPLRGEAREEVRRALEAVGAL, encoded by the coding sequence ATGGCTGAAGTAAACTTTCATGGAGTTTTTCCTTATCTGGTAACTCCTGTTGATAGTCAAGGAAATATCAAAAGTGAGGTATTAGCCCGTTTAGTCGATCATTTAGTACGTTCCGGTGTACAGGGTCTTACGCCACTGGGTAGTACAGGGGAATTCGCTTATCTGAACTGGTCCCAAAAACAGCATGTTGTTGAGGTTGTTTTGGAGGCGAACGCAGGTCGGGTACCTGTCATAGCCGGAGTAGCGTCCACAGCAACGGCAGAAGCCGTCCGACAGGCCCGTGAATTGGAGGCCCTGGGAGTTAATGGCATTCTGGCCATTTTAGAAACTTATTTCCCGATTCCAGAATCAGGGGTAATAAACTATTTTACCGAAATTGCACAGGCTGTATCCTGTCCCCTGGTTCTTTATACAAATCCGAATTTTCAGAGAGGCGACCTGACATTACGGGTCCTTGAGCAATTGATGAAGGTACCCAATATCCGTTATCTCAAAGATGCTTCCGGGGATACCGGTCGGCTCCTTTCCATTTTGAACTTGGTAGGGGATCGAATCCGGATATTTAGTTCTTCGGCCCATATTCCCCTTTGTGTGATGTTGATCGGGGGAGTCGGTTGGATGGCGGGACCTGCTTGCTTGATTCCTTCTCAGAGTGTTCGACTTTACGAGCTGGCCAGGGCAAAGAAGTGGGAGGAAGCCATGACCCTGCAACGGGAGCTGTGGCGGATCAATCAGGTATTTACCAGGTATTCTCTGGCCGCCTGCATCAAGGCAGGACTGGAACTTCAAGGATTTCCAGTAGGGGATCCACTCCCACCGCAGGTCCCTTTGAGGGGAGAGGCACGGGAGGAAGTTCGACGGGCCTTAGAAGCAGTGGGAGCCTTATAG
- a CDS encoding alpha/beta hydrolase, whose product MTSATIYRDTLDYFNTYPETKIIPLDPRLKAALDAEPSVSLLCQLPVAEFRAAREKMMLARPRLNEPVAKVENRTIPGPVGEIPIRIYTPQGQGPFPVVIFAHGGGWVVGNLETHDDICRSLCYRSRSMILAVDYRRAPEARFPIALEETYAALRWVAEHAGEIGGDAKRLAVAGDSAGGNLAAAVALYSRDQGGPRLSLQVLIYPVVNYGFDTASYYQNAEGYGLTRDVMIYFWNSYLSSPTDADNPYASPLRAKDLSGLPPALILTAQYDVLRDEGEAYAARLKQAGVSVRLTRYLEMNHGFIGLGAVLEQSRRGLQEIGEALQSAFR is encoded by the coding sequence ATGACCTCTGCAACGATCTATAGAGATACTCTGGACTATTTTAATACTTATCCAGAAACGAAAATCATACCCCTGGATCCGAGACTTAAAGCGGCATTGGATGCCGAGCCATCGGTTTCGTTGCTTTGTCAGCTACCGGTTGCCGAATTTCGTGCAGCCCGAGAGAAGATGATGCTGGCGAGGCCGCGACTCAATGAACCGGTGGCAAAGGTTGAAAATCGAACGATTCCAGGTCCAGTCGGGGAGATTCCCATTCGAATCTATACCCCTCAGGGTCAAGGGCCCTTCCCGGTTGTAATTTTTGCCCATGGAGGAGGTTGGGTCGTTGGCAATCTGGAAACCCATGATGATATCTGTCGCTCCTTATGTTATCGATCCAGAAGTATGATCCTTGCGGTAGATTACCGAAGGGCTCCTGAGGCCAGATTCCCTATTGCTCTGGAAGAAACTTACGCCGCCCTGCGATGGGTAGCCGAACATGCTGGTGAAATAGGTGGGGATGCTAAACGACTCGCCGTTGCCGGGGATAGTGCCGGCGGTAATCTGGCTGCTGCGGTGGCTTTGTACTCGCGGGATCAGGGTGGGCCCAGACTTTCCCTACAGGTTTTGATCTATCCGGTGGTCAACTATGGGTTTGATACGGCATCCTATTATCAAAACGCCGAAGGTTATGGCCTCACACGGGATGTGATGATCTACTTCTGGAACAGCTATCTGTCAAGTCCTACAGATGCCGACAATCCCTATGCTTCGCCACTCCGAGCCAAGGATCTGAGTGGATTACCCCCTGCCCTGATTCTCACGGCCCAATACGATGTACTTAGAGACGAGGGCGAGGCCTATGCCGCTCGTCTCAAACAAGCTGGTGTGTCTGTCCGTCTCACCCGCTATCTTGAAATGAACCATGGTTTTATCGGACTTGGTGCCGTATTGGAGCAGTCCCGGCGAGGACTTCAAGAGATCGGTGAGGCCCTACAATCGGCCTTCCGTTGA
- a CDS encoding TauD/TfdA family dioxygenase: MGIILNKLGSCFAAEILGIDLRKPLEEDIFKQIQDAFYEYSVLVFRDQDLNDEQQIAFSRRFGPLESSVKSNPYSGGGGPVIVLSNVNEKGEIIPPNSDQMIYLSGNMLWHSDSSFKRIPAKASILSGREVPPQGGETEYASTRAAYEALPDEKKALLEGLIAIHDYSYSRGQVAPHLITQALRDELPPVPQILVRTLPETGKKALFIGSHASHIVGWPVEKGRALLKELLEWSTQPQFVYTHTWRPKDLVMWDNRCCLHRGRPWDGRKYRRIMHRTTIAGDGPTV; encoded by the coding sequence ATGGGTATCATTCTTAACAAACTGGGCAGTTGTTTTGCCGCAGAGATTCTTGGAATTGATCTCCGAAAGCCTTTGGAGGAGGATATTTTTAAACAAATACAAGATGCCTTTTATGAATACTCCGTATTGGTCTTTCGAGATCAAGACCTTAACGATGAGCAACAGATTGCTTTCAGTCGACGATTCGGACCTCTCGAGTCCAGTGTCAAAAGCAATCCTTATAGCGGGGGAGGGGGTCCGGTCATTGTCCTCTCCAACGTAAATGAGAAAGGTGAAATCATACCACCAAATTCCGATCAGATGATTTATCTCTCCGGTAATATGCTCTGGCATTCAGATAGTTCGTTCAAAAGAATACCCGCTAAGGCTTCCATACTCTCAGGTCGGGAAGTTCCACCCCAGGGAGGCGAAACAGAGTACGCCAGCACCCGGGCGGCCTACGAAGCCTTACCCGATGAGAAAAAGGCCCTGTTGGAGGGTCTCATAGCCATACACGATTATAGCTATTCACGGGGTCAGGTTGCTCCCCATTTGATAACCCAGGCTCTCAGAGACGAACTCCCTCCGGTCCCCCAGATCCTGGTGCGTACGCTTCCGGAGACAGGTAAAAAAGCCCTCTTCATCGGCTCCCATGCTTCACATATTGTAGGTTGGCCAGTGGAGAAAGGGCGGGCTCTGTTGAAAGAACTCCTGGAGTGGTCCACCCAACCCCAATTTGTTTATACTCACACCTGGCGACCCAAAGATCTCGTCATGTGGGATAACCGTTGTTGCCTGCACCGAGGTCGACCCTGGGACGGGCGAAAGTATCGAAGAATTATGCACCGAACGACCATTGCCGGGGATGGGCCAACGGTATGA
- the pdxH gene encoding pyridoxamine 5'-phosphate oxidase: MDTSRLRREYRLDRLNEQDLDPDPFKQFSKWFQQALEAQLLLPDAMTLATATREGKPSARIVLLRGFDERGFVFYTNYESQKGQELAENPYAALVFYWAELERQVRITGQVQKVTREESENYFRSRPLESRLSAWASRQSQVIPSREVLESKVEQLRAEFPNGNIPLPPDWGGFRLVPQTIEFWQGRPNRLHDRFRYTRQPDNSWLIERLAP, from the coding sequence TTGGATACTTCCAGGTTACGTAGGGAGTACAGGTTGGACCGCCTCAATGAACAGGATTTAGATCCCGATCCCTTTAAACAGTTTAGTAAGTGGTTTCAGCAAGCTCTGGAGGCCCAACTCCTTTTACCCGATGCCATGACGCTGGCCACCGCAACCCGGGAGGGTAAGCCTTCGGCAAGAATTGTTTTACTGAGAGGTTTTGATGAGCGCGGTTTTGTTTTTTATACCAATTATGAAAGCCAGAAGGGTCAGGAGCTTGCAGAAAACCCTTATGCCGCTCTGGTTTTTTACTGGGCCGAACTGGAGCGGCAAGTCCGTATTACGGGTCAGGTTCAAAAGGTTACGCGGGAAGAGTCTGAAAATTATTTTCGAAGTCGCCCCCTGGAAAGTCGTCTAAGCGCGTGGGCTTCGAGACAAAGTCAGGTTATCCCCAGTCGAGAGGTTTTAGAAAGTAAAGTAGAGCAACTGCGGGCGGAGTTTCCAAATGGAAATATCCCGCTCCCCCCCGATTGGGGGGGATTTCGCTTAGTTCCTCAAACGATAGAGTTCTGGCAGGGACGCCCCAATCGCTTACACGATCGATTCCGCTACACCCGTCAACCGGATAATAGCTGGTTGATTGAACGGCTGGCGCCCTAA